In a single window of the Esox lucius isolate fEsoLuc1 chromosome 22, fEsoLuc1.pri, whole genome shotgun sequence genome:
- the LOC114830034 gene encoding uncharacterized protein LOC114830034 isoform X1 yields MLVKVQYQGVKKFVKYLSDSTFQDFLNEVKGKFGLARTAALQVFDDTDTNVEEDIFHELIEGSPHLCLTVRCPEENISAGLSEEFSPTRTSTPSTCTDTLSLSSTDHEEPESAVENQTAMVSNSFNIDAEKAKRTVQDALEKKSGGEEVLEEYQTTKTLKHSTRRQLVNIVVSHMTEIHGRIPTRKQRETYALGIISLFPSLKDPFSAKGYEHFYDPEKGTGFISWRLKTLSRKNPKRVRLEMSESGGPSRRRRIDDVQQLEGDACREAISFLVHTADETEVMQKMKETFKHRQELVHNPDRSADVLDVFPRYLDVKGLINQDFALLFNAGTSNKFLKRWETAFKQKIINEAKSLTSTAEIRCLLNAAGGQGSENDWDSDMSSVLLLLHLLPPPPGRKKTKISPTEAIDRLVHFHKSCTSIEGHLSGREGHQPFLLGSGRIKGRIDHFYVVVDKRLIPCSGTSSLSAFDELFKVHYVFNLSYEEALVNFFTFLQTTVYNIDVGLSSESPRVRELRAKLLN; encoded by the exons ATGCTGGTTAAAGTTCAGTATCAAGGTGTAAAGAAATTTGTGAAATATCTCAGCGATTCTACGTTCCAAGATTTTCTCAATGAAG TTAAGGGCAAATTTGGCTTAGCCAGAACTGCAGCTCTTCAAGTCTTTGATGACACCGACACCAATGTGGAAGAGGACATCTTCCATGAATTGATCGAAGGCAGTCCACATTTATGCCTAACTGTAAGATGTCCGGAAGAAAATATTTCTGCCGGTTTGTCTGAGG AGTTTTCACCGACAAGAACCTCAACCCCCAGCACATGCACTGacactctttcactctcttcaaCTGACCATGAAGAGCCCGAGAGCGCAGTGGAAAATCAAACAGCAATGGTCAGCAACAGTTTTAACATAGACGCTGAAAAAGCAAAACGg ACTGTCCAAGATGCACTGGAAAAAAAATCTGGTGGTGAGGAAGTGCTTGAAGAATACCAGACAACAAAAACTTTAAAGCACAGCACCAGACGTCAGCTTGTTAATATTGTTGTCAGTCACATGACAGAAATTCATGG gaGGATCCCCACCCGCAAACAGCGGGAAACTTATGCTTTGGgcattatttctctctttcctagCCTGAAAGACCCATTTTCAGCAAAGGGCTAT GAGCATTTCTACGATCCGGAAAAGGGAACGGGGTTCATCTCCTGGCGCCTTAAAACTTTGTCGAGGAAAAATCCAAAACGTGTTCGCTTAGAGATGTCTGAAAGTGGAGGACCAAGTCGACGAAGGAGGATAGATGATGTGCAACAACTTGAAGGAGATGCATGCAGAGAGGCAATTTCTTTCCTTGTCCACACAGCTGATGAAACTGAAGTAATGCAGAAGATGAAGGAAACTTTTAAGCATAGACAAGAACTGGTCCATAATCCTGACCGATCAGCTGACGTCCTTGATGTTTTCCCAAGATATTTGGATGTAAAAGGATTG ATAAATCAGGACTTTGCTCTGCTGTTCAATGCTGGAACATCCAACAAGTTTCTTAAGAGGTGGGAGACTGCATTCAAGCAAAAGATCATCAATGAAGCCAAGTCTCTTACTTCAACAGCAGAAATTCGGTGTCTTCTCAATGCTGCTGGTGGACAAGGATCTGAAAATG ATTGGGACAGTGACATGTCATCTGTCCTGCTGCTGTTGCATCTTCTGCCTCCTCCTCCAGGGAGGAAGAAGACTAAGATCAGTCCAACAGAGGCAATTGACAGACTTGTGCATTTTCATAAG TCCTGCACCAGTATTGAAGGCCATCTCAGTGGGAGGGAGGGCCACCAGCCATTTCTACTGGGATCAGGAAGGATCAAGGGCAGGATCGATCACTTTTACGTTGTTGTGGACAAGCGTCTTATCCCTTGCTCTGGAACCAGCTCCTTAAGTGCCTTTGATGAACTTTTCAAAGTTCACTATGTCTTCAACTTGTCCTACGAGGAAGCCCTGGTCAACTTCTTTACCTTCCTGCAGACCACAGTTTACAACATAGACGTTGGTCTTTCAAGTGAGTCTCCCAGAGTAAGGGAACTGCGTGCAAAGCTTTTAAATTAG
- the LOC114830034 gene encoding uncharacterized protein LOC114830034 isoform X2, whose amino-acid sequence MLVKVQYQGVKKFVKYLSDSTFQDFLNEVKGKFGLARTAALQVFDDTDTNVEEDIFHELIEGSPHLCLTVRCPEENISAGLSEEPESAVENQTAMVSNSFNIDAEKAKRTVQDALEKKSGGEEVLEEYQTTKTLKHSTRRQLVNIVVSHMTEIHGRIPTRKQRETYALGIISLFPSLKDPFSAKGYEHFYDPEKGTGFISWRLKTLSRKNPKRVRLEMSESGGPSRRRRIDDVQQLEGDACREAISFLVHTADETEVMQKMKETFKHRQELVHNPDRSADVLDVFPRYLDVKGLINQDFALLFNAGTSNKFLKRWETAFKQKIINEAKSLTSTAEIRCLLNAAGGQGSENDWDSDMSSVLLLLHLLPPPPGRKKTKISPTEAIDRLVHFHKSCTSIEGHLSGREGHQPFLLGSGRIKGRIDHFYVVVDKRLIPCSGTSSLSAFDELFKVHYVFNLSYEEALVNFFTFLQTTVYNIDVGLSSESPRVRELRAKLLN is encoded by the exons ATGCTGGTTAAAGTTCAGTATCAAGGTGTAAAGAAATTTGTGAAATATCTCAGCGATTCTACGTTCCAAGATTTTCTCAATGAAG TTAAGGGCAAATTTGGCTTAGCCAGAACTGCAGCTCTTCAAGTCTTTGATGACACCGACACCAATGTGGAAGAGGACATCTTCCATGAATTGATCGAAGGCAGTCCACATTTATGCCTAACTGTAAGATGTCCGGAAGAAAATATTTCTGCCGGTTTGTCTGAGG AGCCCGAGAGCGCAGTGGAAAATCAAACAGCAATGGTCAGCAACAGTTTTAACATAGACGCTGAAAAAGCAAAACGg ACTGTCCAAGATGCACTGGAAAAAAAATCTGGTGGTGAGGAAGTGCTTGAAGAATACCAGACAACAAAAACTTTAAAGCACAGCACCAGACGTCAGCTTGTTAATATTGTTGTCAGTCACATGACAGAAATTCATGG gaGGATCCCCACCCGCAAACAGCGGGAAACTTATGCTTTGGgcattatttctctctttcctagCCTGAAAGACCCATTTTCAGCAAAGGGCTAT GAGCATTTCTACGATCCGGAAAAGGGAACGGGGTTCATCTCCTGGCGCCTTAAAACTTTGTCGAGGAAAAATCCAAAACGTGTTCGCTTAGAGATGTCTGAAAGTGGAGGACCAAGTCGACGAAGGAGGATAGATGATGTGCAACAACTTGAAGGAGATGCATGCAGAGAGGCAATTTCTTTCCTTGTCCACACAGCTGATGAAACTGAAGTAATGCAGAAGATGAAGGAAACTTTTAAGCATAGACAAGAACTGGTCCATAATCCTGACCGATCAGCTGACGTCCTTGATGTTTTCCCAAGATATTTGGATGTAAAAGGATTG ATAAATCAGGACTTTGCTCTGCTGTTCAATGCTGGAACATCCAACAAGTTTCTTAAGAGGTGGGAGACTGCATTCAAGCAAAAGATCATCAATGAAGCCAAGTCTCTTACTTCAACAGCAGAAATTCGGTGTCTTCTCAATGCTGCTGGTGGACAAGGATCTGAAAATG ATTGGGACAGTGACATGTCATCTGTCCTGCTGCTGTTGCATCTTCTGCCTCCTCCTCCAGGGAGGAAGAAGACTAAGATCAGTCCAACAGAGGCAATTGACAGACTTGTGCATTTTCATAAG TCCTGCACCAGTATTGAAGGCCATCTCAGTGGGAGGGAGGGCCACCAGCCATTTCTACTGGGATCAGGAAGGATCAAGGGCAGGATCGATCACTTTTACGTTGTTGTGGACAAGCGTCTTATCCCTTGCTCTGGAACCAGCTCCTTAAGTGCCTTTGATGAACTTTTCAAAGTTCACTATGTCTTCAACTTGTCCTACGAGGAAGCCCTGGTCAACTTCTTTACCTTCCTGCAGACCACAGTTTACAACATAGACGTTGGTCTTTCAAGTGAGTCTCCCAGAGTAAGGGAACTGCGTGCAAAGCTTTTAAATTAG